The Lichenihabitans psoromatis genomic interval CGAATTATCCTGGCCGGGGTCGCTGGATCGCAGCTCTTCAATGCCCTCACGTCCTATATCGTCACCACCTCGGCGAGTGCCGAACAGGCGCGCGGCGTCATGTTCTGGCTCCTGGGCAGTCTCGGAGGCGTTCGCTGGCCGGATGTGTATCTGGCGGCTCCCGTCGCCGTGGCGGGCCTCATCATCTGCACCGTCCACGCACGCGCGCTCGATGCCTTCACGTTCGGGGTGGATGCGGCCGCCTCGCTCGGCATTCCGGTCACCCGCGTCCGCGTGGTCTTGTTCGGTCTCACGGCGCTGATGACCGCCACCATGGTCAGCCTCGTCGGGTCGATCGGTTTCGTCGGACTCGTCATCCCGCACGCGGCCCGTTTCCTCGTCGGGCCGAGCCATGCGCGCCTGTTGCCGGCCTCGGTCATGATCGGGGCGATCTTCATGGTGCTGGCCGATATCATCTCCCGGATCATCATCCCGCAGCAGGTCTTGCCGATCGGCGTCGTCACGGCCCTGTTCGGTGCGCCCGCCTTTGCGTTCATTCTCTATCGGTCGAGGGTGTCGGCGTGAGCATCGCGGCCAGGAATGTCCGCTGGATCGTGTCGGGCAAGATCATCGTTGATGATGTCACACTGGACGTCGCGCCCGGCTCGATGCTCGGCCTCGTCGGACCGAACGGATCGGGCAAGTCGAGCCTGCTTCGATTGATATGCCGCCTTCGCAAGGTCGCCAGCGGCGTCATCACCTTGGGCGAGGTCGACGTGACGGCCCTGTCGCATGGCGACATCGCCCGGCGGGTCGCCCTCGTGGAGCAACAGGCCACCACCGATGCTCAGGTCACCGTCCTCGATGTGGTTCGGCTCGGCCGCACGCCGCATCGGGGACCCCTCTCCCCGATGACGGACATCGACAGGGCGGCGATCGAGGCGGCGCTGGTCCACGTCGATATGGACGGCCGTCGCAATCAGCCCTGGACGACCCTCTCGGGCGGCGAGCGCCAGCGGGTTCAGATTGCGCGGGCGCTGGCTCAGACACCGACCGAATTGCTGCTCGACGAGCCGACCAACCATCTGGACGTGCAGCACCAGCTCGAGATCCTGTCGCTTGTCGCCGATCTGCCTGCCACCAGCATCGTGGCGCTGCACGACCTCAATCTCGCGGCGATGTTCTGCGACACGATCGTCGTGCTCAAAGGCGGCCGCGTGGTGTGCGCCGGTAAGCCGGACGCGATCATCACGGCCGATATGATCCGGGATGTGTTCGGCGTCGAGGCGCATGTCGCGCCTTCGGCGCGTCACGGCAAGCCGCTCGTGCAATTTGCGAGGCCCGCCCGCTTGCGCGATCGGGGTGTTGCCTTCGACGAATCGAGCCTCTAGCGAAACCGCCTTACCGGCCGACGGTGCACTCGATTTGCCCATGGGGCTCGTCGGTCGAGGTGAACACGCGATTGGGGTTATCCAGCCCAAATGCACCGAGGTTGACCGGCAGGTAATGCTTGTTCGGGCAAGCCATCCGGATGCTCTCGATCTCGGGCACGTCCTCGAGCGCCGCGCAAGCCATGCGATACATGCTGTCTTGCGCGCTATGGCTGTATGTCGTCGCAAAGACGCGCATAAAAGCCGCGACGACGCGGGCATTGGCGGTCGCGAAATCGCTGGGATCGCGTGACCAGCGCCATGTTG includes:
- a CDS encoding FecCD family ABC transporter permease, producing the protein MDPRIITDTWASRVGLLVVAAVALLGVIAVAVSIGEMKIPLGTTLGAVSNKLFGTAFPLSPIQEGIIWDYRFSRALVAASCGASLALCGAILQALLRNPLAEPFVLGISAGASTGAVVVLIVGFGGGLLSLSGGAFLGAVLAVMLVAILAAGSGGGGDRIILAGVAGSQLFNALTSYIVTTSASAEQARGVMFWLLGSLGGVRWPDVYLAAPVAVAGLIICTVHARALDAFTFGVDAAASLGIPVTRVRVVLFGLTALMTATMVSLVGSIGFVGLVIPHAARFLVGPSHARLLPASVMIGAIFMVLADIISRIIIPQQVLPIGVVTALFGAPAFAFILYRSRVSA
- a CDS encoding ABC transporter ATP-binding protein → MSIAARNVRWIVSGKIIVDDVTLDVAPGSMLGLVGPNGSGKSSLLRLICRLRKVASGVITLGEVDVTALSHGDIARRVALVEQQATTDAQVTVLDVVRLGRTPHRGPLSPMTDIDRAAIEAALVHVDMDGRRNQPWTTLSGGERQRVQIARALAQTPTELLLDEPTNHLDVQHQLEILSLVADLPATSIVALHDLNLAAMFCDTIVVLKGGRVVCAGKPDAIITADMIRDVFGVEAHVAPSARHGKPLVQFARPARLRDRGVAFDESSL